A single window of Loxodonta africana isolate mLoxAfr1 chromosome 10, mLoxAfr1.hap2, whole genome shotgun sequence DNA harbors:
- the LOC104846731 gene encoding uncharacterized protein LOC104846731 isoform X2 translates to MTLLRRGCNFTCPINYLQKYFSLLPQLYWVRPNQAEKGIEIVGLALLIDVHSNQFTTEGECARAGLCPIGTQRQRKGRGLWKLPAAGLADLRRSEDGGVRGARGAGLRARERAGPWRSSASGGLGGKRKTMGQTKEIGHHSSLPYEQNGVVIYTKAKVLSSSSQEEHFPQPLGALYFLHQKENRILNSGLGNQARCPSPVPDPS, encoded by the exons ATGACACTGCTTCGACGCGGATGTAATTTTACATGCCCAATAAATTACTTACAAAAGTACTTTTCTCTATTACCTCAACTCTACTGGGTTAGGCCCAACCAGGCAGAAAAGGGGATAGAAATAGTGGGGCTAGCTCTATTGATTGACGTACATTCCAACCAATTTACGACGGAAGGAGAGTGCGCGCGAGCAGGTCTCTGTCCAATCGGAACGCAGCGGCAGCGGAAGGGGCGGGGTTTGTGGAAACTGCCGGCGGCAGGGCTGGCGGACTTGAGAAGGAGCGAAGATGGCGGAGTGAGGGGCGCCCGGGGAGCAGGCCTTCGGGCCCGGGAGCGGGCCGGCCCCTGGCGGTCGAGTGCGTCTGGTGGACTCGGGGG GAAAAGAAAGACAATGGGACAGACGAAAGAAATCGGACATCATTCCTCTCTACCTTACGAACAGAACGGGGTGGTAATCTACACTAAAGCAAAGGTCTTAA gtTCCTCGTCACAAGAAGAACATTTTCCTCAACCTTTAGGTGCTTTATATTTTCTTCATCAGAAAGAGAACAGAATTCTGAACTCAGGACTTGGCAA